One Defluviitoga tunisiensis genomic window carries:
- the rbsK gene encoding ribokinase, whose product MIAVIGSSNMDIVFNVEHLTLPGETQKANSLNFYFGGKGANQAVTVAKLSNKTVYFCTCLGEDEYGNQISENYKKYDIQGYYIEKGEKTGSAFIEVEKTGENRIILFTGANDKVDKDKIDLFLNNYEEKIDICLLQNEIPPESVEYSILRLNKKGIKIVYDPAPVMSTNISVLGKVDFLTPNETEFTFLCDKLNIPENWVFEDKALAFKRLSKVSNLIIKLGEKGCFYIDNKENYGYIKALKVKAIDTTAAGDVFNGAFSVYYEKTQNFIDSLKFANAASAISVTRKGAQSSIPSYEEVPFKD is encoded by the coding sequence GTGATTGCCGTAATAGGTAGTAGTAATATGGATATAGTTTTTAATGTTGAACATTTAACACTTCCAGGAGAAACTCAAAAAGCTAATTCTTTGAATTTTTATTTTGGAGGAAAAGGTGCAAACCAAGCTGTAACAGTTGCAAAACTGTCAAATAAAACTGTCTACTTTTGTACATGTTTGGGAGAAGATGAGTATGGAAATCAAATTTCTGAAAATTATAAAAAATATGACATTCAAGGATATTACATTGAAAAGGGTGAAAAGACCGGAAGCGCTTTTATTGAGGTAGAAAAAACCGGAGAAAATAGAATTATACTATTCACAGGAGCTAATGATAAAGTTGATAAGGATAAAATAGATTTATTTCTGAACAATTACGAAGAGAAGATAGATATTTGTTTACTACAAAATGAAATTCCCCCAGAAAGTGTTGAGTATTCAATTTTAAGGTTAAACAAAAAAGGAATCAAAATCGTTTATGATCCCGCTCCGGTAATGAGCACAAATATATCTGTATTGGGAAAAGTTGATTTTTTGACTCCTAATGAAACTGAATTTACATTTTTGTGTGATAAATTGAATATTCCTGAAAATTGGGTTTTTGAGGACAAAGCTTTAGCTTTTAAAAGATTATCAAAAGTTAGTAATTTGATAATAAAATTGGGAGAAAAAGGCTGTTTTTATATAGACAATAAAGAAAATTATGGTTATATAAAAGCTTTAAAGGTAAAAGCAATTGATACTACTGCAGCTGGCGATGTTTTCAATGGAGCGTTTTCTGTATATTATGAAAAAACGCAAAACTTTATTGACAGTCTTAAATTTGCAAATGCTGCATCAGCTATTTCTGTAACAAGAAAAGGTGCTCAATCTTCTATACCTTCCTATGAAGAAGTGCCTTTTAAAGATTAG
- a CDS encoding outer membrane beta-barrel protein, whose protein sequence is MKKVVVTLLVAVLAVFSFAAFEVTGGYAHTSVSSTDTAVASDVSFNGLSIGANYLYEDLGFVEGGALVLGGAFDYYFPVKATVEATSVEFTQMDITLNLGYRQSLNPFLPELPVDLFVEGLFNYSFGLGDAKLTSSSLAFGGGAGAAFVVQNLDVKVGADILFAKPTIVDDYKEDYKNSFKPKFKVFAGVEF, encoded by the coding sequence ATGAAAAAGGTAGTAGTAACTTTATTAGTTGCGGTTTTAGCAGTTTTTAGTTTTGCAGCATTTGAAGTAACAGGTGGATATGCTCATACATCAGTTAGTTCAACTGACACAGCAGTTGCAAGTGATGTATCTTTCAATGGGTTAAGCATAGGTGCAAACTATTTGTACGAAGATTTGGGTTTCGTTGAAGGTGGAGCTTTAGTATTAGGTGGAGCATTTGATTATTACTTCCCAGTTAAAGCAACTGTAGAAGCCACTTCTGTCGAATTTACTCAAATGGATATCACATTGAATCTTGGATACAGACAAAGCTTAAATCCTTTCTTACCAGAGCTTCCAGTTGATTTATTTGTTGAAGGGTTATTTAACTATTCATTTGGTTTAGGCGACGCTAAATTAACTAGTTCATCGTTAGCATTTGGCGGTGGAGCTGGAGCAGCCTTTGTAGTACAAAATCTAGACGTAAAAGTTGGGGCAGATATATTATTTGCAAAACCAACTATAGTTGATGATTACAAAGAAGATTATAAAAACTCATTCAAACCCAAATTTAAAGTTTTTGCAGGGGTTGAATTCTAA